Proteins encoded in a region of the Magallana gigas chromosome 8, xbMagGiga1.1, whole genome shotgun sequence genome:
- the LOC105341865 gene encoding ATP-dependent RNA helicase DDX3Y isoform X4: MSNVHNQNGQGLEQQFAGLDLGSGGRPYNGKDGRNYRPSNANPRFQEQMFFMTGQGNQGTRYVPPHMRNAGGPAPPPMGIVPNFPPPPLPENRGGRDMSDRGGYNSYNRGGYNQGGGNRGGYNYQNRRGGGGGYQNNAPGRYGGGGGGDRYNNFGDGDRYQRQGSAPPNAGGRWDNLDEDRSFSARRGGGQQDGGDWGNNNRWDNRTDNNAGGKYPQETTKENWTVPLPANQRLEEELFGSGNTGINSDKELFGTGNTGINFDKYEDIPVEATGENCPKNIETFEDCSLGEIIRNNITLSRYSKPTPVQKYAIPIVLNKRDLMACAQTGSGKTAAFLVPVLNRVYENGPEESANVAQSRQYGRRKQYPLALVLAPTRELAYQIYDEARKFAYRSRVRPCVVYGGADIGAQMRDLDRGCHLLVATPGRLVDMLERGKIGLEHCKFLCLDEADRMLDMGFEPQIRRIVEKDNMPPSGVRQTLMFSATFPKEIQMLARDFLDNYIFLAVGRVGSTSENITQKVVWVEEMEKRSFLLDLLNAAAGPDSLTLVFVETKKGADSLEDFLIREGYPATSIHGDRSQKEREEALRLFRSGDRPIIVATAVAARGLDIQNVRHVVNFDLPSDIEEYVHRIGRTGRVGNLGLATSFFNEKNKNIVRDLMDLLVEAHQEVPSWLESMAYEARPAGGSRRGGGRRFGNSGFGSRDYRQQTKPKQQQQQQQGGAGGGYNSNFNNPMANQYGQYSNYGGSYGGAYSGGGNNAAPDWWGN, translated from the exons ATGGACGAAATTATCGGCCAAGCAACGCAAACCCCAGATTTCAGGAACAAATGTTCTTCATGACAG GACAGGGTAACCAAGGAACAAGATATGTGCCGCCTCATATGAGAAATGCAGGAGGACCTGCCCCTCCCCCAATGGGGATTGTGCCCAACTTCCCCCCACCCCCATTGCCCGAGAACAGAGGGGgtagag ACATGAGTGACCGTGGAGGTTATAATAGCTACAATCGTGGTGGTTACAACCAGGGAGGGGGTAATCGTGGTGGATACAATTACCAGAACCGCCGTGGCGGCGGCGGCGGCTACCAGAATAATGCTCCAGGAAG ATACGGCGGTGGTGGCGGCGGTGATCGCTACAACAACTTTGGTGATGGGGACCGCTACCAGAGACAAGGCAGTGCCCCACCCAATGCTGGGGGTCGCTGGGATAACCTGGACGAGGACCGCAGTTTCAGCGCTCGCCGTGGCGGTGGACAGCAAGATGGCGGTGACTGGGGCAACAACAACCGCTGGGACAACCGCACTGACAACAACGCCGGGGGCAAGTACCCACAGGAAACCACCAAGGAGAATTGGACCGTCCCACTGCCAGCCAATCAAAGGCTGGAGGA AGAGCTATTTGGCAGTGGAAACACTGGTATCAATTCTGACAA AGAGCTATTTGGCACTGGAAACACTGGTATCAATTTTGACAAGTATGAAGATATTCCTGTAGAGGCAACAGGAGAGAACTGCCCTAAAAACATTGAGACA TTTGAGGATTGTAGCCTGGGAGAGATCATCAGAAACAACATAACGCTGAGTCGCTACTCCAAGCCGACCCCCGTACAGAAGTACGCCATCCCGATCGTGCTGAATAAGAGAGACCTAATGGCCTGTGCTCAGACAG GATCTGGTAAGACTGCTGCTTTCCTGGTCCCTGTGTTGAACAGAGTGTATGAAAATGGACCTGAGGAATCTGCT AATGTAGCACAGTCCAGACAATACGGGCGGAGGAAGCAGTACCCCCTGGCCCTTGTACTTGCCCCAACAAGAGAATTGGCCTATCAGATCTACGATGAAGCAAGAAAG TTTGCCTACCGATCGCGAGTGAGACCCTGTGTGGTGTACGGTGGTGCCGACATCGGCGCCCAGATGCGGGACCTGGACCGTGGCTGTCATCTTCTGGTGGCCACCCCTGGGCGTCTAGTCGACATGCTTGAGAGGGGCAAGATTGGACTGGAGCACTGCAA GTTCCTGTGTTTGGACGAGGCTGACAGAATGTTGGACATGGGATTTGAGCCACAGATCCGTCGCATCGTGGAGAAAGACAACATGCCTCCAAGTGGAGTGAGGCAGACTCTTATGTTCAGTGCCACATTCCCTAAGGAAATTCAG ATGCTAGCTAGAGATTTCCTGGACAACTACATCTTCTTGGCAGTTGGTCGTGTGGGCAGCACAAGCGAGAACATCACCCAGAAGGTTGTGTGGGTGGAGGAGATGGAGAAGCGCTCTTTCTTGCTGGATCTCCTGAATGCCGCTGCGGGGCCCGACTCCCTCACCCTTGTGTTCGTGGAGACCAAGAAGGGCGCCGACTCGCTTGAGGATTTTCTAATCAGGGAGGGGTACCCCGCCACCAGTATCCATGGCGATCGCTCTCAGAAGGAGCGAGAGGAGGCTCTCAGACTGTTCAGGAGTGGAGACAGACCCATCATTGTAGCTACTGCT GTGGCTGCAAGAGGATTGGATATTCAAAATGTCCGACACGTAGTGAACTTTGACCTGCCAAGTGACATTGAGGAGTATGTACATAGAATCGGTAGAACTGGACGTGTGGGAAACCTGG GTCTGGCCACATCCTTCTTCAACGAGAAGAACAAAAACATTGTGCGTGACCTGATGGACCTACTGGTGGAGGCCCACCAAGAGGTGCCTTCCTGGCTCGAGTCCATGGCCTATGAGGCCCGCCCAGCAGGGGGATCAAGAAGAGGTGGCGGAAGAAG ATTTGGAAACTCTGGCTTTGGATCCAGAGATTATCGTCAGCAGACCAAACCtaagcagcagcagcagcagcaacaGGGCGGGGCGGGAGGTGGCTACAACAGCAACTTCAACAACCCGATGGCCAATCAGTACGGCCAGTACAGCAACTATGGTGGCTCCTATGGCGGGGCCTACTCTGGTGGTGGCAACAATGCAGCTCCAGACTGGTGGGGCAACTGA
- the LOC105341865 gene encoding ATP-dependent RNA helicase DDX3Y isoform X1: MSNVHNQNGQGLEQQFAGLDLGSGGRPYNGKDGRNYRPSNANPRFQEQMFFMTGQGNQGTRYVPPHMRNAGGPAPPPMGIVPNFPPPPLPENRGGRDGGFSRGGYNQGRGGYMNGGPPQSFSQPNMSDRGGYNSYNRGGYNQGGGNRGGYNYQNRRGGGGGYQNNAPGRYGGGGGGDRYNNFGDGDRYQRQGSAPPNAGGRWDNLDEDRSFSARRGGGQQDGGDWGNNNRWDNRTDNNAGGKYPQETTKENWTVPLPANQRLEEELFGSGNTGINSDKELFGTGNTGINFDKYEDIPVEATGENCPKNIETFEDCSLGEIIRNNITLSRYSKPTPVQKYAIPIVLNKRDLMACAQTGSGKTAAFLVPVLNRVYENGPEESANVAQSRQYGRRKQYPLALVLAPTRELAYQIYDEARKFAYRSRVRPCVVYGGADIGAQMRDLDRGCHLLVATPGRLVDMLERGKIGLEHCKFLCLDEADRMLDMGFEPQIRRIVEKDNMPPSGVRQTLMFSATFPKEIQMLARDFLDNYIFLAVGRVGSTSENITQKVVWVEEMEKRSFLLDLLNAAAGPDSLTLVFVETKKGADSLEDFLIREGYPATSIHGDRSQKEREEALRLFRSGDRPIIVATAVAARGLDIQNVRHVVNFDLPSDIEEYVHRIGRTGRVGNLGLATSFFNEKNKNIVRDLMDLLVEAHQEVPSWLESMAYEARPAGGSRRGGGRRFGNSGFGSRDYRQQTKPKQQQQQQQGGAGGGYNSNFNNPMANQYGQYSNYGGSYGGAYSGGGNNAAPDWWGN; encoded by the exons ATGGACGAAATTATCGGCCAAGCAACGCAAACCCCAGATTTCAGGAACAAATGTTCTTCATGACAG GACAGGGTAACCAAGGAACAAGATATGTGCCGCCTCATATGAGAAATGCAGGAGGACCTGCCCCTCCCCCAATGGGGATTGTGCCCAACTTCCCCCCACCCCCATTGCCCGAGAACAGAGGGGgtagag ATGGAGGATTTAGCCGAGGAGGATACAACCAGGGACGTGGAGGCTACATGAATGGAGGGCCTCCTCAAAGCTTCAGTCAGCCCA ACATGAGTGACCGTGGAGGTTATAATAGCTACAATCGTGGTGGTTACAACCAGGGAGGGGGTAATCGTGGTGGATACAATTACCAGAACCGCCGTGGCGGCGGCGGCGGCTACCAGAATAATGCTCCAGGAAG ATACGGCGGTGGTGGCGGCGGTGATCGCTACAACAACTTTGGTGATGGGGACCGCTACCAGAGACAAGGCAGTGCCCCACCCAATGCTGGGGGTCGCTGGGATAACCTGGACGAGGACCGCAGTTTCAGCGCTCGCCGTGGCGGTGGACAGCAAGATGGCGGTGACTGGGGCAACAACAACCGCTGGGACAACCGCACTGACAACAACGCCGGGGGCAAGTACCCACAGGAAACCACCAAGGAGAATTGGACCGTCCCACTGCCAGCCAATCAAAGGCTGGAGGA AGAGCTATTTGGCAGTGGAAACACTGGTATCAATTCTGACAA AGAGCTATTTGGCACTGGAAACACTGGTATCAATTTTGACAAGTATGAAGATATTCCTGTAGAGGCAACAGGAGAGAACTGCCCTAAAAACATTGAGACA TTTGAGGATTGTAGCCTGGGAGAGATCATCAGAAACAACATAACGCTGAGTCGCTACTCCAAGCCGACCCCCGTACAGAAGTACGCCATCCCGATCGTGCTGAATAAGAGAGACCTAATGGCCTGTGCTCAGACAG GATCTGGTAAGACTGCTGCTTTCCTGGTCCCTGTGTTGAACAGAGTGTATGAAAATGGACCTGAGGAATCTGCT AATGTAGCACAGTCCAGACAATACGGGCGGAGGAAGCAGTACCCCCTGGCCCTTGTACTTGCCCCAACAAGAGAATTGGCCTATCAGATCTACGATGAAGCAAGAAAG TTTGCCTACCGATCGCGAGTGAGACCCTGTGTGGTGTACGGTGGTGCCGACATCGGCGCCCAGATGCGGGACCTGGACCGTGGCTGTCATCTTCTGGTGGCCACCCCTGGGCGTCTAGTCGACATGCTTGAGAGGGGCAAGATTGGACTGGAGCACTGCAA GTTCCTGTGTTTGGACGAGGCTGACAGAATGTTGGACATGGGATTTGAGCCACAGATCCGTCGCATCGTGGAGAAAGACAACATGCCTCCAAGTGGAGTGAGGCAGACTCTTATGTTCAGTGCCACATTCCCTAAGGAAATTCAG ATGCTAGCTAGAGATTTCCTGGACAACTACATCTTCTTGGCAGTTGGTCGTGTGGGCAGCACAAGCGAGAACATCACCCAGAAGGTTGTGTGGGTGGAGGAGATGGAGAAGCGCTCTTTCTTGCTGGATCTCCTGAATGCCGCTGCGGGGCCCGACTCCCTCACCCTTGTGTTCGTGGAGACCAAGAAGGGCGCCGACTCGCTTGAGGATTTTCTAATCAGGGAGGGGTACCCCGCCACCAGTATCCATGGCGATCGCTCTCAGAAGGAGCGAGAGGAGGCTCTCAGACTGTTCAGGAGTGGAGACAGACCCATCATTGTAGCTACTGCT GTGGCTGCAAGAGGATTGGATATTCAAAATGTCCGACACGTAGTGAACTTTGACCTGCCAAGTGACATTGAGGAGTATGTACATAGAATCGGTAGAACTGGACGTGTGGGAAACCTGG GTCTGGCCACATCCTTCTTCAACGAGAAGAACAAAAACATTGTGCGTGACCTGATGGACCTACTGGTGGAGGCCCACCAAGAGGTGCCTTCCTGGCTCGAGTCCATGGCCTATGAGGCCCGCCCAGCAGGGGGATCAAGAAGAGGTGGCGGAAGAAG ATTTGGAAACTCTGGCTTTGGATCCAGAGATTATCGTCAGCAGACCAAACCtaagcagcagcagcagcagcaacaGGGCGGGGCGGGAGGTGGCTACAACAGCAACTTCAACAACCCGATGGCCAATCAGTACGGCCAGTACAGCAACTATGGTGGCTCCTATGGCGGGGCCTACTCTGGTGGTGGCAACAATGCAGCTCCAGACTGGTGGGGCAACTGA
- the LOC105341865 gene encoding ATP-dependent RNA helicase DDX3Y isoform X2 produces MSNVHNQNGQGLEQQFAGLDLGSGGRPYNGKDGRNYRPSNANPRFQEQMFFMTGQGNQGTRYVPPHMRNAGGPAPPPMGIVPNFPPPPLPENRGGRDGGFSRGGYNQGRGGYMNGGPPQSFSQPNMSDRGGYNSYNRGGYNQGGGNRGGYNYQNRRGGGGGYQNNAPGRYGGGGGGDRYNNFGDGDRYQRQGSAPPNAGGRWDNLDEDRSFSARRGGGQQDGGDWGNNNRWDNRTDNNAGGKYPQETTKENWTVPLPANQRLEEELFGTGNTGINFDKYEDIPVEATGENCPKNIETFEDCSLGEIIRNNITLSRYSKPTPVQKYAIPIVLNKRDLMACAQTGSGKTAAFLVPVLNRVYENGPEESANVAQSRQYGRRKQYPLALVLAPTRELAYQIYDEARKFAYRSRVRPCVVYGGADIGAQMRDLDRGCHLLVATPGRLVDMLERGKIGLEHCKFLCLDEADRMLDMGFEPQIRRIVEKDNMPPSGVRQTLMFSATFPKEIQMLARDFLDNYIFLAVGRVGSTSENITQKVVWVEEMEKRSFLLDLLNAAAGPDSLTLVFVETKKGADSLEDFLIREGYPATSIHGDRSQKEREEALRLFRSGDRPIIVATAVAARGLDIQNVRHVVNFDLPSDIEEYVHRIGRTGRVGNLGLATSFFNEKNKNIVRDLMDLLVEAHQEVPSWLESMAYEARPAGGSRRGGGRRFGNSGFGSRDYRQQTKPKQQQQQQQGGAGGGYNSNFNNPMANQYGQYSNYGGSYGGAYSGGGNNAAPDWWGN; encoded by the exons ATGGACGAAATTATCGGCCAAGCAACGCAAACCCCAGATTTCAGGAACAAATGTTCTTCATGACAG GACAGGGTAACCAAGGAACAAGATATGTGCCGCCTCATATGAGAAATGCAGGAGGACCTGCCCCTCCCCCAATGGGGATTGTGCCCAACTTCCCCCCACCCCCATTGCCCGAGAACAGAGGGGgtagag ATGGAGGATTTAGCCGAGGAGGATACAACCAGGGACGTGGAGGCTACATGAATGGAGGGCCTCCTCAAAGCTTCAGTCAGCCCA ACATGAGTGACCGTGGAGGTTATAATAGCTACAATCGTGGTGGTTACAACCAGGGAGGGGGTAATCGTGGTGGATACAATTACCAGAACCGCCGTGGCGGCGGCGGCGGCTACCAGAATAATGCTCCAGGAAG ATACGGCGGTGGTGGCGGCGGTGATCGCTACAACAACTTTGGTGATGGGGACCGCTACCAGAGACAAGGCAGTGCCCCACCCAATGCTGGGGGTCGCTGGGATAACCTGGACGAGGACCGCAGTTTCAGCGCTCGCCGTGGCGGTGGACAGCAAGATGGCGGTGACTGGGGCAACAACAACCGCTGGGACAACCGCACTGACAACAACGCCGGGGGCAAGTACCCACAGGAAACCACCAAGGAGAATTGGACCGTCCCACTGCCAGCCAATCAAAGGCTGGAGGA AGAGCTATTTGGCACTGGAAACACTGGTATCAATTTTGACAAGTATGAAGATATTCCTGTAGAGGCAACAGGAGAGAACTGCCCTAAAAACATTGAGACA TTTGAGGATTGTAGCCTGGGAGAGATCATCAGAAACAACATAACGCTGAGTCGCTACTCCAAGCCGACCCCCGTACAGAAGTACGCCATCCCGATCGTGCTGAATAAGAGAGACCTAATGGCCTGTGCTCAGACAG GATCTGGTAAGACTGCTGCTTTCCTGGTCCCTGTGTTGAACAGAGTGTATGAAAATGGACCTGAGGAATCTGCT AATGTAGCACAGTCCAGACAATACGGGCGGAGGAAGCAGTACCCCCTGGCCCTTGTACTTGCCCCAACAAGAGAATTGGCCTATCAGATCTACGATGAAGCAAGAAAG TTTGCCTACCGATCGCGAGTGAGACCCTGTGTGGTGTACGGTGGTGCCGACATCGGCGCCCAGATGCGGGACCTGGACCGTGGCTGTCATCTTCTGGTGGCCACCCCTGGGCGTCTAGTCGACATGCTTGAGAGGGGCAAGATTGGACTGGAGCACTGCAA GTTCCTGTGTTTGGACGAGGCTGACAGAATGTTGGACATGGGATTTGAGCCACAGATCCGTCGCATCGTGGAGAAAGACAACATGCCTCCAAGTGGAGTGAGGCAGACTCTTATGTTCAGTGCCACATTCCCTAAGGAAATTCAG ATGCTAGCTAGAGATTTCCTGGACAACTACATCTTCTTGGCAGTTGGTCGTGTGGGCAGCACAAGCGAGAACATCACCCAGAAGGTTGTGTGGGTGGAGGAGATGGAGAAGCGCTCTTTCTTGCTGGATCTCCTGAATGCCGCTGCGGGGCCCGACTCCCTCACCCTTGTGTTCGTGGAGACCAAGAAGGGCGCCGACTCGCTTGAGGATTTTCTAATCAGGGAGGGGTACCCCGCCACCAGTATCCATGGCGATCGCTCTCAGAAGGAGCGAGAGGAGGCTCTCAGACTGTTCAGGAGTGGAGACAGACCCATCATTGTAGCTACTGCT GTGGCTGCAAGAGGATTGGATATTCAAAATGTCCGACACGTAGTGAACTTTGACCTGCCAAGTGACATTGAGGAGTATGTACATAGAATCGGTAGAACTGGACGTGTGGGAAACCTGG GTCTGGCCACATCCTTCTTCAACGAGAAGAACAAAAACATTGTGCGTGACCTGATGGACCTACTGGTGGAGGCCCACCAAGAGGTGCCTTCCTGGCTCGAGTCCATGGCCTATGAGGCCCGCCCAGCAGGGGGATCAAGAAGAGGTGGCGGAAGAAG ATTTGGAAACTCTGGCTTTGGATCCAGAGATTATCGTCAGCAGACCAAACCtaagcagcagcagcagcagcaacaGGGCGGGGCGGGAGGTGGCTACAACAGCAACTTCAACAACCCGATGGCCAATCAGTACGGCCAGTACAGCAACTATGGTGGCTCCTATGGCGGGGCCTACTCTGGTGGTGGCAACAATGCAGCTCCAGACTGGTGGGGCAACTGA
- the LOC105341865 gene encoding ATP-dependent RNA helicase DDX3Y isoform X5: MSNVHNQNGQGLEQQFAGLDLGSGGRPYNGKGQGNQGTRYVPPHMRNAGGPAPPPMGIVPNFPPPPLPENRGGRDMSDRGGYNSYNRGGYNQGGGNRGGYNYQNRRGGGGGYQNNAPGRYGGGGGGDRYNNFGDGDRYQRQGSAPPNAGGRWDNLDEDRSFSARRGGGQQDGGDWGNNNRWDNRTDNNAGGKYPQETTKENWTVPLPANQRLEEELFGSGNTGINSDKELFGTGNTGINFDKYEDIPVEATGENCPKNIETFEDCSLGEIIRNNITLSRYSKPTPVQKYAIPIVLNKRDLMACAQTGSGKTAAFLVPVLNRVYENGPEESANVAQSRQYGRRKQYPLALVLAPTRELAYQIYDEARKFAYRSRVRPCVVYGGADIGAQMRDLDRGCHLLVATPGRLVDMLERGKIGLEHCKFLCLDEADRMLDMGFEPQIRRIVEKDNMPPSGVRQTLMFSATFPKEIQMLARDFLDNYIFLAVGRVGSTSENITQKVVWVEEMEKRSFLLDLLNAAAGPDSLTLVFVETKKGADSLEDFLIREGYPATSIHGDRSQKEREEALRLFRSGDRPIIVATAVAARGLDIQNVRHVVNFDLPSDIEEYVHRIGRTGRVGNLGLATSFFNEKNKNIVRDLMDLLVEAHQEVPSWLESMAYEARPAGGSRRGGGRRFGNSGFGSRDYRQQTKPKQQQQQQQGGAGGGYNSNFNNPMANQYGQYSNYGGSYGGAYSGGGNNAAPDWWGN; the protein is encoded by the exons GACAGGGTAACCAAGGAACAAGATATGTGCCGCCTCATATGAGAAATGCAGGAGGACCTGCCCCTCCCCCAATGGGGATTGTGCCCAACTTCCCCCCACCCCCATTGCCCGAGAACAGAGGGGgtagag ACATGAGTGACCGTGGAGGTTATAATAGCTACAATCGTGGTGGTTACAACCAGGGAGGGGGTAATCGTGGTGGATACAATTACCAGAACCGCCGTGGCGGCGGCGGCGGCTACCAGAATAATGCTCCAGGAAG ATACGGCGGTGGTGGCGGCGGTGATCGCTACAACAACTTTGGTGATGGGGACCGCTACCAGAGACAAGGCAGTGCCCCACCCAATGCTGGGGGTCGCTGGGATAACCTGGACGAGGACCGCAGTTTCAGCGCTCGCCGTGGCGGTGGACAGCAAGATGGCGGTGACTGGGGCAACAACAACCGCTGGGACAACCGCACTGACAACAACGCCGGGGGCAAGTACCCACAGGAAACCACCAAGGAGAATTGGACCGTCCCACTGCCAGCCAATCAAAGGCTGGAGGA AGAGCTATTTGGCAGTGGAAACACTGGTATCAATTCTGACAA AGAGCTATTTGGCACTGGAAACACTGGTATCAATTTTGACAAGTATGAAGATATTCCTGTAGAGGCAACAGGAGAGAACTGCCCTAAAAACATTGAGACA TTTGAGGATTGTAGCCTGGGAGAGATCATCAGAAACAACATAACGCTGAGTCGCTACTCCAAGCCGACCCCCGTACAGAAGTACGCCATCCCGATCGTGCTGAATAAGAGAGACCTAATGGCCTGTGCTCAGACAG GATCTGGTAAGACTGCTGCTTTCCTGGTCCCTGTGTTGAACAGAGTGTATGAAAATGGACCTGAGGAATCTGCT AATGTAGCACAGTCCAGACAATACGGGCGGAGGAAGCAGTACCCCCTGGCCCTTGTACTTGCCCCAACAAGAGAATTGGCCTATCAGATCTACGATGAAGCAAGAAAG TTTGCCTACCGATCGCGAGTGAGACCCTGTGTGGTGTACGGTGGTGCCGACATCGGCGCCCAGATGCGGGACCTGGACCGTGGCTGTCATCTTCTGGTGGCCACCCCTGGGCGTCTAGTCGACATGCTTGAGAGGGGCAAGATTGGACTGGAGCACTGCAA GTTCCTGTGTTTGGACGAGGCTGACAGAATGTTGGACATGGGATTTGAGCCACAGATCCGTCGCATCGTGGAGAAAGACAACATGCCTCCAAGTGGAGTGAGGCAGACTCTTATGTTCAGTGCCACATTCCCTAAGGAAATTCAG ATGCTAGCTAGAGATTTCCTGGACAACTACATCTTCTTGGCAGTTGGTCGTGTGGGCAGCACAAGCGAGAACATCACCCAGAAGGTTGTGTGGGTGGAGGAGATGGAGAAGCGCTCTTTCTTGCTGGATCTCCTGAATGCCGCTGCGGGGCCCGACTCCCTCACCCTTGTGTTCGTGGAGACCAAGAAGGGCGCCGACTCGCTTGAGGATTTTCTAATCAGGGAGGGGTACCCCGCCACCAGTATCCATGGCGATCGCTCTCAGAAGGAGCGAGAGGAGGCTCTCAGACTGTTCAGGAGTGGAGACAGACCCATCATTGTAGCTACTGCT GTGGCTGCAAGAGGATTGGATATTCAAAATGTCCGACACGTAGTGAACTTTGACCTGCCAAGTGACATTGAGGAGTATGTACATAGAATCGGTAGAACTGGACGTGTGGGAAACCTGG GTCTGGCCACATCCTTCTTCAACGAGAAGAACAAAAACATTGTGCGTGACCTGATGGACCTACTGGTGGAGGCCCACCAAGAGGTGCCTTCCTGGCTCGAGTCCATGGCCTATGAGGCCCGCCCAGCAGGGGGATCAAGAAGAGGTGGCGGAAGAAG ATTTGGAAACTCTGGCTTTGGATCCAGAGATTATCGTCAGCAGACCAAACCtaagcagcagcagcagcagcaacaGGGCGGGGCGGGAGGTGGCTACAACAGCAACTTCAACAACCCGATGGCCAATCAGTACGGCCAGTACAGCAACTATGGTGGCTCCTATGGCGGGGCCTACTCTGGTGGTGGCAACAATGCAGCTCCAGACTGGTGGGGCAACTGA